CGGCGCTGGCAGGGCGCGGCGGAGCCGTTGCCGAAGCGTTGCTGCCACCGCCTGCTCCCATAGTGCGGGTAGCGCTGCCGGGTGGCGGCGTGCTCAACAAGCTCCCCGGCAACGGCAACCTGTTGGCGCTGACCGTCGACGACGGCGTGAACACCGACGTAGTACGCCTCTACACCGAGTTCGCCAAAGATACCGGCGTCCGGCTGACCTATTTCGTCAACGGCACCTACCGCTCCTGGACCGACAACCTGGCGCTGCTGCGCCCGCTGGTCGACTGCGGCCAGATCCAGCTGGGCAACCACACCTGGTCGCATCCGAACCTGACAAAGGTGCCAGCGAGTCGAATCGCACGCGAGATCACCCACAACGACGACTTTTTGAAGAACGCCTTCGGCGTGGACGCTCGACCGTATTTCCGGCCTCCCTACGGAAAGCGCAACGCCGCCGTCGATGCCGTTGCCGCTGATCTCGGCTACCGCGCGATCACGCTGTGGTCGGGCTCGCTGTCGGATTCCACCGTGATCACCGAGGACTACATCGTCCAGATGGCCGAACGGTCGTTCACCCCGCAGGCAATTGTGATCGGACACCTCAACCATCTGCCGGTCACCCACGTTTACGGGCAACTCCGCGACCTCATCCGCGCGCGTAACTTGCGGACCGTGACGCTTAACGACGTATTCCTCGGCCCTTAGTCGACACGCCTCAACATCATCGTGCTTGCCAAATCCGTTGTGTCTCTTCACCGATCGAAGGATCGTGAATTTCCTGGAAATTGCGGCCACTCCGGCCGAAGGTAGCAACCGCGGCGGCTGGCGCGTCGTGTTCCAGGATCGGGGTGGTTAACCACTCGCAAGGGCGAACATGTACCAAGTCAACAGCCATCGCGTCTTGGTCGGCGTCGTAGAAGTACGCGCCGGAAACACGCCCTAGCCAAAACAACCCGTCGGTGTCACGGGTCCAGACGAACGAGCCGTCGGGCAGCTCGGCGAAGCGATCGATGCGGCGGACGAGTCTCTCCTGTTCGGAGGATCGGCTGACGAGTTGCCCGAATCCGCAAATTCCGAGCCGACGAGCGCGATCGAGAGTGGCTTCCAACTCCACGGCATCGTTGCGGGACCGCATCGGAGCGCGATATACGGCGACCATAGGGACATCGTCCCTCGCCGCCGTTGCGTCTGCGCTACCCGACGGTGTGGACGATCAGGATGTCGACCTTGGCCTTGCGGGCGACGGTATCCGGCACGGATCCCAATAGCCTGCCGGCCACGGTGCCGATGCCCAGGTTGCCGACGACGAGCAAGTCTGCCTTGACCTCGTCTGCCAGGTGCAGCAACGCACTCACCGGTGCACCGACGATCGACCGATCCTCGATGTCGTGGGCGCCGGCTGCCTTCGCCCGGTCGCGGGCGTCCTGCAGAATTGCGTAGACCGGGGCGCTTCCGTGCATTCGATACCCGGAGTCGCCCAGGCTGTCGGCGGCTCTGCCGTCCATCAGGCGATCCGGCGACGGCGGCCGTGACCAGCCGCCCTTCTCGGATGTGTCGAGATGCGCGCTCGCGATGATCAGCTTCGCTGATTCCTGCGCCGCGATCGCTGCCGCGCGGTCCACCGCCTTGAACGACGACTCCGAGCCGTCAGTCCCGACGACGATTGTCCGATAGCTCATGGTGCCTCCACCAGCCGGTCAACGACGACAATACGACCCTAACGGCCCGGCTGTTCGTGCGCGGCCCATTGCGGCTATCTCGACGAACACGCGCCGAGGGTCTCGAAAATGTAGGGAAAGCCCCTATTGATCCGCACTCGCACCTAGCCCAGGCTTTTTTCAGGTGTTTTTCATGTGGGGACCACAGGCTCATCGCCGCGGTCGAGATGAAGGAGATCGCAGTGAGCGCTCGCGGATTCGCCCAGCTCGGCATGTTTGCGCTCGGAATGGGCATTGGCGCGGCGGTGGCCGCCGCGCCGGCCTTGGCCGACGGGTTGGATTATCAGATCTCGATCGATGGTTACGACCTGTTCCCGACCACAGGCAACACCGCCACGGCGACTTCAGGCATGGGGGACCTCGCGATCGCGTTCGGCGACGGGTCAAATGCCACTGCTCAGACAGGTCTCGGCAACTTCTCGTTCGCGGACGGCACGAACGCCATCGCTCTGACCGGCGGTGGTGACTACAACACCGCGATCGACATCGGCGACAACAACCTCACCGGCGACCAGCCCCAGTTTGCGCTGGCCGGCGCCGGCAGCCACGACTTCGCCTTCATCGATGCCAATGACAGCGAGGCCACCGCCAGCGGCGATATTCTTCAGTCGGGCTACGACAGCAGCAATAACACCGCTATCGTCTTCGACCCATTCGGCACCGGTAACGACATCGTCAACACCGGTGTGAATGGCTTCCACGCCGGCAACTACGACTTCGGAGCCATTCTTTTCGACGACAACATCGTTAACCAGGGCGCTTCGGGCGCCGATTACCTCTACGACATCGTCACGACGCTCGGCACTGAAACCAATGCCGCCGCGGCGACCGCCGCGGACTGGTGGGCCGAACTCATGGCACTGTTCTAGCAGCGTTGTCGGAGCCTGCGGCTTCACGTGTTCACCGTGCTCGACGCGCACGCATTACGTAAAATGACGCCGTGATTGCCAGAGGTAGGGGTGCACTCAGCCTGCTCTCGGCGGCGGTCGTCGCGACGCTATTAAGCTTCGAAATCAAGAACGCCACCGTGGCTATCGCTGATCCGCCATATCAGAATTGCAGTGAGGCACGCGCCGACGGACGGTCCAGCATTCCCGCCACCGATCCCGCCTACCGGCCCGACCTCGACCTCGACGGCGATGGATTCGCCTGCGAGCCCGCCTCGAAAGGGCGCCGCTCGACAAGATGACTGCTGGTCAGCCGCCTGCTTCGATGGCGGCGACATGCGCAGCAGCATCCGGCCCGCAGGAGCGCTCGAGATTGACTCCACCCGCCGCGAGAAGGGCGTCGATCCGGTGCTTGAGGTCACCCGATGCCACGTGGGCGTAGAGGTTTGCGCCTGGACACGAGGTTTGGGCGAAGTCCCGATGACCGGCCAACGTGTCAGACTTGATGCGGAATTGTTGTGCGGCCCAAGCGAATGCAAGAGCGGTGCCGCGCAGCTGAGCTTCTGATACCGGTTCGCGGTCGAAATCTCCTTCACAGAGCACCAAGAAATGGCCGGTCGTGTCGTAGTCGGTCGCGGTGTCGCCGGCAAGATCGGTGCTGCGCAATTCATACAGATTGCCGTTGCGGTCCACGGCAACGTGATACGCGATATCGATCCAGCCTTTTTGATCCTGGTGATATCGCTGATCCTGGCGCAACCTTTCCGGGGCATTGCGGTTGTCGCCGAGGGCGACCGCTTCGTGATGCAAAGTCATCCGCGTGATGGTGTGGTGTTTGCCTCCCGGACGTGCCGGTCGGGCGCCCCAGGCATCACGGCAGATCAACA
This genomic stretch from Mycobacterium paraterrae harbors:
- a CDS encoding polysaccharide deacetylase family protein gives rise to the protein MNRRRFLAALSAAVVGGIGGIGATRDVLGGSPAPPKAGAAPVAPALAGRGGAVAEALLPPPAPIVRVALPGGGVLNKLPGNGNLLALTVDDGVNTDVVRLYTEFAKDTGVRLTYFVNGTYRSWTDNLALLRPLVDCGQIQLGNHTWSHPNLTKVPASRIAREITHNDDFLKNAFGVDARPYFRPPYGKRNAAVDAVAADLGYRAITLWSGSLSDSTVITEDYIVQMAERSFTPQAIVIGHLNHLPVTHVYGQLRDLIRARNLRTVTLNDVFLGP
- a CDS encoding GAF domain-containing protein; its protein translation is MVAVYRAPMRSRNDAVELEATLDRARRLGICGFGQLVSRSSEQERLVRRIDRFAELPDGSFVWTRDTDGLFWLGRVSGAYFYDADQDAMAVDLVHVRPCEWLTTPILEHDAPAAAVATFGRSGRNFQEIHDPSIGEETQRIWQAR
- a CDS encoding universal stress protein, whose product is MSYRTIVVGTDGSESSFKAVDRAAAIAAQESAKLIIASAHLDTSEKGGWSRPPSPDRLMDGRAADSLGDSGYRMHGSAPVYAILQDARDRAKAAGAHDIEDRSIVGAPVSALLHLADEVKADLLVVGNLGIGTVAGRLLGSVPDTVARKAKVDILIVHTVG
- a CDS encoding excalibur calcium-binding domain-containing protein, with amino-acid sequence MIARGRGALSLLSAAVVATLLSFEIKNATVAIADPPYQNCSEARADGRSSIPATDPAYRPDLDLDGDGFACEPASKGRRSTR
- a CDS encoding N-acetylmuramoyl-L-alanine amidase, which gives rise to MEVPRGSFDRRRWLRLATGFAVASTVGACSSAAPSTTNPRLASASSAMLICRDAWGARPARPGGKHHTITRMTLHHEAVALGDNRNAPERLRQDQRYHQDQKGWIDIAYHVAVDRNGNLYELRSTDLAGDTATDYDTTGHFLVLCEGDFDREPVSEAQLRGTALAFAWAAQQFRIKSDTLAGHRDFAQTSCPGANLYAHVASGDLKHRIDALLAAGGVNLERSCGPDAAAHVAAIEAGG